Proteins encoded in a region of the Deltaproteobacteria bacterium RBG_16_64_85 genome:
- a CDS encoding UDP-glucose 4-epimerase: MRILITGGAGFIGSHVADACVARGHEVMVIDNLSSGKKEYAPASARFVLCDVTSDTAVEAVRTFRPEIINHHAAQINVRASVADPQFDAQVNILGSIRLLEAARQHGVRKFLFASSGGAGYGEQEQFPAEESHPIRPVSPYGAAKMSVELYLNYYRVQYGLEYTALRYSNVYGPRQDPHGEAGVVAIFAERLLRGQMAVVNGDGEQTRDFVYVGDVVRANLAALERGDGLSVNIGTGVETNVNTVFRILRDLAGSRQEEVHGTAMPGEQRRSCLENRMAAYELGWYPEVSLEEGLASTLDFFREKIRNTGTW; the protein is encoded by the coding sequence ATGCGCATCCTGATCACAGGGGGAGCAGGGTTCATCGGATCCCATGTCGCTGACGCTTGTGTCGCACGCGGACACGAAGTGATGGTGATCGACAACCTCTCCTCGGGGAAAAAGGAATATGCCCCCGCCTCCGCCCGGTTCGTCCTCTGCGACGTGACCTCGGACACCGCCGTGGAGGCGGTACGGACCTTCCGCCCCGAGATCATCAACCACCACGCGGCGCAGATCAACGTGCGGGCTTCCGTTGCGGACCCGCAGTTCGACGCCCAGGTCAACATCCTCGGCTCGATCCGCCTCCTGGAGGCGGCGAGGCAGCATGGCGTCCGGAAATTTCTCTTCGCCTCTTCGGGGGGCGCCGGATACGGAGAACAGGAACAGTTTCCCGCAGAGGAGAGCCATCCGATCCGTCCCGTCAGCCCTTACGGCGCTGCCAAGATGTCCGTGGAGCTGTACCTGAACTATTACCGCGTCCAGTACGGTCTCGAGTACACCGCGCTTCGCTACTCCAACGTGTACGGCCCGCGACAGGATCCCCACGGGGAGGCCGGCGTCGTCGCCATCTTCGCCGAGCGGCTGCTGCGGGGGCAGATGGCCGTCGTGAACGGCGACGGGGAGCAGACGCGGGATTTCGTCTACGTCGGCGACGTGGTCCGAGCGAACCTGGCGGCCCTGGAACGCGGTGACGGGCTCTCCGTGAACATCGGGACCGGCGTCGAGACGAACGTCAACACGGTCTTCCGCATCCTCCGGGATCTTGCGGGCAGCCGGCAGGAGGAGGTCCACGGCACGGCCATGCCGGGGGAGCAGCGGCGCTCCTGTCTGGAAAACAGGATGGCGGCCTACGAACTGGGATGGTATCCTGAAGTGTCGTTGGAGGAAGGACTCGCCTCTACGCTGGATTTCTTCCGCGAAAAAATCCGAAACACCGGCACGTGGTAA
- a CDS encoding elongation factor 4, which translates to MRIEHIRNFSVIAHIDHGKSTLADRLMEATGTLSERERVDQFLDKMDIERERGITIKAQTVRMRYVTRDGREYVLNLIDTPGHVDFSYEVSRSLCACEGAILVVDASQGVEAQTLANVYMALEQNLEILLVLNKIDLPNAEPDRVKREIEDVIGLDTKDIIAASAKKGVGIEEILERVVLRIPPPTGDPDAPSKGLIVDSWFDNYQGVIVLVRMFDGILRTAQKIILMSTGNVFEVQKVGVFCPHPKEVESLGPGEVGFVIANIKDLKETKVGDTITDARKRAAVPLPGFKVVRPMVFAGVYPVVSDEYGQLRTAIEKLRLNDASFTAEPETSVALGFGFRCGFLGLLHMEIIQERLEREYGVELITTAPTVGYRAVKKDGSVEEVDSPARLPEPLDLDYIEEPLILATLHLPSEFLGAIIKLCEERRGVQRQMKFASSSRVILEYELPLNEIVLDFYDRLKTASRGYASMDYEFLVFRRADLVRLDILLNGEKVDALSLIVHRENAYPKGRDVTERLRRLIPRQMFEVVIQAAIGSKVIARESIKAIRKNVISKCYGGDITRKRKLLEKQKEGKKRMKQVGTVEIPQEAFLSILKVRE; encoded by the coding sequence ATGCGCATCGAGCACATCCGCAATTTTTCCGTCATCGCCCACATCGACCACGGGAAATCCACCTTGGCCGACCGCCTGATGGAGGCTACGGGCACGCTCTCCGAGCGCGAGAGGGTGGACCAGTTCCTGGACAAGATGGACATTGAGCGGGAGCGCGGGATCACCATCAAGGCCCAGACCGTCCGCATGCGATACGTCACACGGGACGGGAGGGAATACGTCCTGAACCTGATCGACACGCCGGGTCACGTCGATTTCTCCTACGAAGTTTCCCGAAGCCTGTGCGCCTGCGAGGGGGCGATCCTGGTCGTGGACGCCTCGCAGGGGGTGGAGGCCCAGACGCTTGCCAACGTCTACATGGCGTTGGAGCAGAACCTGGAGATCCTCCTGGTCCTGAACAAGATCGACCTTCCGAACGCCGAGCCGGACCGGGTGAAGCGGGAGATCGAGGACGTGATCGGGCTGGACACGAAGGACATCATCGCCGCAAGCGCCAAAAAGGGAGTGGGCATCGAGGAGATCCTGGAGCGCGTGGTCCTGCGGATCCCTCCTCCCACGGGCGACCCGGACGCCCCTTCCAAGGGGCTCATCGTCGACTCGTGGTTCGACAACTATCAGGGGGTGATCGTCCTCGTCCGAATGTTCGACGGGATCCTGCGGACGGCGCAAAAGATCATTCTCATGTCCACGGGGAACGTCTTCGAGGTCCAGAAGGTCGGGGTCTTCTGCCCTCACCCGAAGGAGGTCGAGTCCCTCGGGCCCGGCGAGGTGGGATTCGTCATCGCCAACATCAAGGACCTCAAGGAGACCAAGGTCGGCGACACGATCACCGACGCGCGGAAACGCGCCGCGGTCCCCCTGCCGGGATTCAAGGTCGTGAGGCCGATGGTCTTTGCCGGCGTCTATCCCGTGGTCTCCGACGAATACGGCCAGCTGCGGACCGCCATTGAAAAGCTTCGGCTGAACGACGCCTCGTTCACCGCCGAGCCGGAAACCTCCGTGGCGCTGGGGTTCGGTTTCCGGTGCGGGTTCCTTGGGCTGCTCCACATGGAAATCATCCAGGAGCGGCTCGAGCGCGAGTACGGGGTCGAGCTCATCACCACCGCCCCTACCGTCGGGTACCGGGCCGTGAAGAAGGATGGGTCGGTGGAAGAGGTGGACAGTCCTGCGAGGCTGCCCGAGCCGCTGGATCTCGACTACATCGAGGAGCCGCTCATCCTGGCGACCCTCCATCTGCCGTCGGAGTTCCTGGGAGCGATTATCAAGCTGTGCGAAGAGCGCCGGGGCGTGCAGCGCCAGATGAAGTTCGCTTCCTCCAGCCGGGTCATCCTCGAGTACGAGCTCCCTCTCAACGAGATCGTCCTCGATTTCTACGACAGGCTCAAGACCGCCTCCCGGGGCTACGCCTCCATGGACTACGAGTTCCTCGTGTTCCGGCGGGCCGACCTTGTCCGCCTCGATATCCTCCTGAACGGGGAGAAGGTGGACGCCCTCTCCCTGATCGTTCACCGGGAGAATGCCTACCCGAAGGGAAGGGACGTGACCGAGCGGCTCCGGAGGCTGATTCCGCGCCAGATGTTCGAGGTGGTCATCCAGGCCGCGATCGGGTCGAAGGTGATCGCGCGGGAATCCATCAAGGCGATCCGGAAGAACGTGATCTCGAAATGCTACGGCGGCGACATCACCCGGAAGAGAAAGCTCCTCGAGAAGCAGAAGGAAGGGAAGAAACGGATGAAACAGGTGGGTACGGTGGAGATCCCGCAAGAGGCCTTCCTTTCCATCCTCAAGGTCAGGGAATAA
- a CDS encoding signal peptidase I, whose product MKPTHHPEGSADRKGKVREYIEAFTVALLIALIVRTLVIQAFKIPSSSMEDTLLIGDHIFVNKFLYGYHIPFTKGRVLRFRAPRRGDILVFVFPEDKSKDFIKRAIGVPGDTVEVREKRVFVNGQLLEENYVRFADGDTIDGFIRARDNLPPVKVPSGKLFVMGDNRDRSYDSRFWGFVDMDAVIGKAMFIYFSVDWNRDVRWTEVWRYPEIVRWGRIGHLLH is encoded by the coding sequence ATGAAACCAACGCACCACCCGGAAGGCAGTGCGGACCGGAAAGGGAAGGTTCGCGAGTACATCGAGGCGTTCACCGTCGCCTTGTTGATCGCGCTCATCGTGCGCACACTGGTGATCCAGGCGTTCAAGATCCCCTCCAGTTCCATGGAGGACACGCTGCTGATCGGGGACCACATCTTCGTGAACAAGTTTCTCTACGGCTACCACATCCCGTTCACGAAGGGGCGAGTCCTACGGTTCCGCGCCCCCCGGCGGGGGGACATCCTCGTTTTCGTTTTCCCCGAGGACAAGAGCAAGGATTTCATCAAGCGGGCCATCGGGGTGCCGGGAGACACGGTAGAGGTCCGGGAGAAACGGGTGTTCGTCAACGGGCAGCTCTTGGAGGAAAACTACGTACGGTTTGCCGACGGGGACACGATCGACGGATTCATCCGGGCGAGGGACAACCTTCCGCCCGTCAAAGTGCCGTCGGGCAAGCTGTTCGTCATGGGGGACAACCGCGATCGGTCCTATGACTCGCGGTTCTGGGGGTTCGTCGACATGGATGCGGTGATCGGGAAGGCGATGTTCATCTACTTTTCCGTCGACTGGAACCGCGACGTCCGCTGGACCGAGGTCTGGCGCTACCCCGAGATCGTGCGGTGGGGCCGCATCGGACACCTGCTGCACTGA
- a CDS encoding bifunctional pyr operon transcriptional regulator/uracil phosphoribosyltransferase gives MKKASKKVILDAKGMERVLSRLTHEILEKNKGAEDLVLVGIMSGGVPLSKFIREKVRAIEGLEVPAGYVDITLYRDDLSRAGYQPRLKRTEIPFSIDEKKVVLVDDVLFTGRTIRAAMDALIDFGRPKNIQLAVLIDRGHRELPIRADYVGRNVPTSRNETVDVMVQGNREDWKVLLNESAPARGG, from the coding sequence ATGAAAAAAGCAAGCAAGAAGGTCATCCTGGACGCCAAGGGAATGGAGCGGGTCCTCTCCCGCCTGACCCACGAGATCCTGGAGAAAAACAAGGGAGCCGAGGATCTCGTTCTGGTCGGCATCATGTCCGGCGGTGTGCCGCTGTCGAAGTTCATCCGGGAGAAAGTCCGGGCCATCGAGGGGCTGGAGGTTCCTGCCGGCTACGTGGACATCACGCTCTACCGGGACGACCTGTCGCGCGCAGGATACCAACCGCGGCTGAAACGCACGGAAATCCCGTTTTCGATCGACGAGAAGAAAGTCGTCCTCGTGGACGACGTGCTGTTCACGGGACGTACGATACGGGCGGCGATGGACGCCCTGATCGACTTCGGCCGCCCCAAGAATATCCAGCTGGCGGTTCTGATCGATCGTGGGCACCGGGAGCTTCCCATCCGCGCGGATTATGTCGGCCGGAACGTCCCCACCTCCCGGAACGAGACCGTCGACGTAATGGTCCAGGGGAACCGGGAGGACTGGAAGGTCCTGCTCAACGAATCCGCACCGGCAAGGGGGGGGTGA
- a CDS encoding aspartate carbamoyltransferase, whose protein sequence is MDWKRRHVLGLADFRVEEMEFVIDTARSMEEVLTRDIKKVPALRGKTAVNLFFEASTRTRTSFEIAGKRLSADVINFSSATSSVSKGETLLDTAKNIEAMKPNILIIRHPASGAAHFLSRFVSCSIINAGDGANEHPSQGLLDLYTILKAKGKVLGLKISIIGDILHSRVVRSNLHSLGRMGAKLWLCGPPTMVPKEMERTGARVTYDIREAVKDADVVMMLRIQLERQKTAYFPSLREYSRMFGLNRSLFSLAKGDAVILHPGPINRGVELSDELADSAQSRILNQVESGVAVRMALLYLLAGGHDASH, encoded by the coding sequence ATGGATTGGAAACGCCGGCACGTGCTGGGCCTTGCCGATTTTCGCGTCGAGGAGATGGAATTCGTCATCGACACGGCCCGCTCGATGGAGGAGGTGCTGACCCGGGACATCAAGAAGGTCCCGGCGCTTCGCGGCAAGACCGCGGTGAACCTCTTTTTCGAGGCCAGCACGCGGACGCGGACCTCGTTCGAGATTGCGGGGAAGCGGTTGTCCGCCGACGTAATCAATTTCAGCTCGGCGACCTCGAGCGTCTCCAAGGGCGAGACGCTCCTGGACACCGCGAAAAACATCGAGGCGATGAAGCCGAACATCCTCATTATTCGCCACCCCGCTTCGGGAGCCGCTCATTTTCTGTCCCGCTTCGTCTCCTGCTCGATCATCAATGCCGGCGACGGGGCCAACGAGCATCCCTCCCAAGGGCTTCTGGACCTTTACACTATACTTAAGGCAAAAGGTAAAGTACTTGGTCTTAAAATTTCAATAATAGGAGATATATTGCACAGCAGGGTTGTGCGTTCGAATCTGCATTCGCTGGGGAGGATGGGCGCGAAACTGTGGCTCTGCGGACCGCCCACCATGGTCCCGAAAGAGATGGAGCGGACCGGGGCAAGGGTCACTTATGACATCCGGGAGGCGGTAAAGGACGCCGACGTCGTGATGATGCTGCGGATCCAACTGGAACGGCAAAAGACCGCATATTTCCCATCCCTCCGGGAATATTCGAGGATGTTCGGATTGAACCGGAGCCTGTTTTCCCTCGCAAAGGGCGATGCGGTGATCCTGCACCCCGGACCCATCAACCGGGGGGTGGAACTTTCCGACGAACTGGCCGACAGCGCGCAATCCAGGATCCTGAACCAGGTGGAGTCGGGCGTCGCCGTCCGGATGGCGCTCCTCTACCTTCTTGCGGGAGGGCACGATGCTTCTCATTAA
- a CDS encoding dihydroorotase — MLLIKGGRVIDPAGKRDETGSIVLENGKVKDFIPGDQTPKGFKGSVIDASGKWVVPGLIDMHVHLRDPGYEWKEDIRTGTKAAAAGGFSSVACMANTKPVNDHPEVTRYIRETAERNGAADVFPVAAVTRGMGGKEMSDFAELADAGAVAFSDDGKPVESALLMRRALEYAKAFDLLILSHAEDAELCRDGAAHEGWMAHKLGIPGIPSAAEEVAIARDILLARQTGGKLHIQHISTKMGVDLLRMGKRAGVAVTGETAPHYFTLTDASLEGYNTNAKMNPPLRGEEDRMAVLSGLIDGTIDVIASDHAPHEDYVKRCEFIAAANGIIGLETALPLSLGLLAGGKMTPARIVELLCSNPARILKLSGKGSLRKGADADVTVIDPDVEWEYREADVRSKSRNSPFFGWKLRGRAVATVHGGRVTHSLLAEVAADV, encoded by the coding sequence ATGCTTCTCATTAAGGGCGGACGGGTCATCGATCCGGCCGGCAAGCGCGACGAGACCGGGAGCATCGTCCTCGAGAACGGCAAGGTGAAGGACTTCATCCCGGGAGACCAGACTCCGAAGGGGTTCAAGGGAAGCGTGATCGACGCCTCGGGGAAGTGGGTGGTCCCGGGGTTGATCGACATGCACGTCCACCTGAGGGACCCGGGGTATGAGTGGAAGGAGGACATCCGCACGGGCACGAAAGCCGCGGCAGCGGGAGGGTTCTCCTCCGTTGCCTGCATGGCGAACACGAAGCCGGTCAACGACCATCCCGAGGTCACCCGGTACATCCGGGAAACGGCGGAGAGGAATGGCGCGGCCGACGTTTTCCCGGTGGCCGCCGTTACGAGGGGGATGGGAGGAAAGGAGATGTCCGACTTCGCAGAGCTTGCCGATGCGGGGGCGGTGGCGTTTTCCGACGACGGGAAGCCGGTCGAGAGCGCGCTGTTGATGCGGCGGGCGCTCGAGTACGCAAAGGCGTTCGATCTTTTGATCCTTTCTCACGCCGAAGACGCCGAGCTCTGCAGGGACGGCGCGGCGCACGAGGGGTGGATGGCCCACAAGCTGGGCATCCCGGGCATCCCCTCGGCCGCCGAGGAGGTGGCCATCGCGAGGGACATCCTCCTGGCGCGGCAGACCGGGGGAAAACTCCATATCCAGCACATCAGCACGAAGATGGGAGTGGACCTGCTCCGCATGGGCAAGAGGGCGGGGGTTGCGGTAACGGGGGAAACCGCTCCCCACTACTTCACGCTGACCGACGCTTCGCTCGAAGGGTACAACACGAACGCCAAGATGAACCCGCCGTTGCGCGGGGAAGAGGACCGGATGGCCGTCCTTTCCGGGCTCATCGACGGGACGATCGATGTCATCGCCAGCGACCACGCCCCCCACGAGGACTATGTGAAGCGATGCGAATTCATCGCAGCCGCCAACGGGATCATCGGGCTGGAGACGGCCCTCCCTCTTTCCCTCGGCCTCCTTGCGGGCGGCAAGATGACGCCGGCCCGGATCGTCGAGCTGTTGTGCTCCAATCCCGCGCGGATCCTCAAGCTCTCCGGGAAGGGATCCTTGCGGAAGGGGGCGGACGCCGACGTCACGGTCATCGATCCGGACGTGGAATGGGAATACAGGGAAGCCGACGTCCGCTCGAAATCCAGGAACAGCCCGTTCTTCGGGTGGAAGCTCCGGGGACGGGCGGTCGCCACGGTCCATGGAGGACGCGTTACCCACTCCCTTCTCGCAGAAGTTGCCGCAGATGTCTGA
- a CDS encoding carbamoyl phosphate synthase small subunit yields MSEKKAILALADGTVFRGGTFGFEGECGGEVVFNTAMTGYQEVLTDPSYKGQIVTMTYPEIGNTGINPEDVESNRPWVEGFIVREAWRLPSNWRHVETLDGYLRRYHICGIAGIDTRALTRLLRDRGSQMGVISSIDQDERRLVQKARDLPSIVGRDLVKEVTTDREVHWDTGDWDLEKGYLPASEYRSRFGWIPRIVAVDYGIKQNILRMLVSHGFDVTVVPATATAEQILARKPDGIFLSNGPGDPEGVPYAIEAVRGLLGKLPMFGICLGHQIMGLALGGRTFKLKFGHHGCNQPVSDLATGRVEITSQNHNFSVDPGSLGTTARITHVNLNDQTVEGLAVPSRRCFSVQYHPEASPGPHDSRYLFTRFYRTLTGEEDL; encoded by the coding sequence ATGTCTGAGAAGAAGGCGATCCTCGCCCTGGCCGACGGAACCGTCTTCCGGGGAGGAACCTTCGGGTTCGAAGGGGAGTGCGGCGGGGAAGTGGTCTTCAACACCGCGATGACCGGGTACCAGGAGGTGCTCACCGATCCCTCCTACAAGGGCCAGATCGTCACGATGACCTACCCGGAAATCGGTAACACCGGCATCAACCCGGAAGACGTCGAATCGAACCGCCCCTGGGTGGAGGGGTTCATCGTCCGGGAAGCCTGGCGGCTCCCCTCGAACTGGCGCCACGTGGAGACCCTCGACGGGTACCTGCGCCGGTACCACATCTGCGGGATCGCGGGGATCGACACCCGGGCGCTGACCCGGCTCCTGCGGGACCGCGGCTCCCAGATGGGGGTTATCTCCTCCATCGACCAGGACGAGCGGCGGCTTGTGCAAAAAGCCAGGGACCTCCCCTCGATCGTCGGGCGCGACCTCGTCAAGGAAGTCACCACGGACCGGGAGGTGCATTGGGACACGGGGGACTGGGACCTGGAAAAAGGATACCTCCCCGCTTCCGAGTACCGCAGCCGGTTCGGATGGATCCCCAGGATCGTCGCAGTCGATTACGGTATCAAGCAGAATATCCTGCGGATGTTGGTTTCCCACGGGTTCGACGTGACGGTGGTTCCCGCGACCGCGACCGCGGAGCAGATCCTTGCAAGGAAACCCGACGGGATCTTCCTCTCCAATGGCCCGGGCGATCCGGAGGGGGTTCCCTACGCGATCGAAGCGGTTCGCGGGCTCCTCGGCAAACTCCCGATGTTCGGCATCTGCCTCGGCCACCAGATCATGGGGCTGGCCCTGGGGGGTAGGACCTTCAAGCTGAAGTTCGGCCATCACGGCTGCAACCAGCCGGTGTCGGACCTTGCCACGGGCAGGGTCGAGATCACCAGCCAGAACCACAACTTTTCTGTGGATCCCGGCTCCCTTGGGACCACGGCCAGAATCACCCACGTCAATTTGAACGATCAGACGGTGGAGGGTCTCGCCGTCCCGTCGCGCCGCTGTTTCTCCGTGCAGTATCACCCCGAGGCCTCCCCCGGGCCCCACGACTCCCGGTATCTGTTCACGCGGTTCTACCGCACCCTGACGGGAGAAGAGGATCTCTGA